One genomic region from Ovis canadensis isolate MfBH-ARS-UI-01 breed Bighorn chromosome 24, ARS-UI_OviCan_v2, whole genome shotgun sequence encodes:
- the LOC138429516 gene encoding NXPE family member 3-like, whose amino-acid sequence MRVLVTYQMSNKQLQASTDLFIRQFKWPRIVAVASVIAICIFCIGVSWPDRAVPLPPGPRPAPKSPGSLPQGFSGLTHLLHWPLTPGDGGDLLASTSPQTSTYHLRSPAQTSYTLGGYLEAILIARDHQGRPKAHGGDLFRAQLLGPDLKAGVPGDVTDLENGTYLLTLPLLWAGQAQVQVRLIHSSEAVGVLRGIWRDQWATVDFTGYFRGPTGYEETVTCNVNPLLIGEEEGTCHYRDEDSGELWFCARPPTLPCDSLVGHSSGRYWNVTTPHEEALLARNVTNKTLPQGIPPVWVAQENNRSLVLSPAQPCRPGIPAPRPSGFYHQNVWHSLSCSSRSFSTADSILRCLAGHVVHMMGDSTVRQWWEYLRDTVPALKPVDLHATYHTGPLMAVDTTRAIVLHWRTHSWPLRSLRTPVAALHSVVRELGGLAGGPHTVVVLSLGAHFTTFPPSIFVQRLAGVRAAVAALLAREPGTLVVIKLANTGYKSVYGSDWFTLQVNRLLRAAFVDLRVAFVDAWEMTSSLALPDSIHPGRCIVRNEVDFLLSHVCPT is encoded by the exons ATGAG GGTCTTGGTCACATACCAGATGTCTAATAAACAACTCCAAGCTTCCACAGACCTATTCATCAGACAGTTCAAGTGGCCCAGGATTGTGGCTGTGGCATCAGTCATTGCAATTTGT ATCTTCTGCATCGGGGTTTCCTGGCCTGACCGCGCTGTCCCTCTGCCCCCAgggccccgccctgcccccaaGTCTCCTGGCTCTCTCCCCCAGGGGTTCTCAGGCCTGAcccatcttctgcactggccTCTGACCCCAGGAGATGGGGGGGACCTTCTGGCTTCCACCAGCCCCCAGACTTCCACCTACCACCTGAGGAGTCCTGCTCAGACCAGCTACACCCTGGGAGGCTACCTGGAGGCCATCCTCATCGCCAGAGACCACCAGGGCAGGCCCAAGGCCCACGGTGGGGATCTGTTTCGGGCACAGCTGCTGGGTCCTGACCTGAAGGCAGGTGTCCCTGGAGATGTCACGGACCTGGAGAATGGCACGTACCTGCTGACGCTCCCCCTGCTCTGGGCTGGGCAGGCCCAGGTGCAAGTGCGGCTGATCCACTCCAGCGAGGCAGTCGGGGTTCTGCGGGGGATCTGGAGAGACCAATGGGCCACGGTTGATTTCACGGGCTATTTCCGGGGGCCCACGGGATACGAAGAAACTGTGACTTGCAATGTTAACCCCCTGTTAATTGGGGAGGAAGAGGGCACCTGTCACTACAGGGATGAAGATTCAGGTGAGCTCTGGTTCTGTGCTCGACCTCCGACCCTGCCCTGTGACTCACTGGTAGGACATTCAAGTGGACGCTACTGGAACGTGACCACACCACATGAGGAGGCCCTGCTGGCACG GAATGTGACAAACAAGACCCTCCCTCAGGGCATTCCTCCAGTCTGGGTGGCTCAGGAGAACAACAGAAGTCTGG TCCTGTCGCCTGCGCAACCCTGCCGCCCTGGGATCCCAGCCCCGAGGCCCTCTGGATTCTACCACCAAAATGTGTGGCACTCACTCTCCTGCTCCAGCCGCTCCTTCTCCACCGCCGACAGCATCCTGCGCTGCCTGGCTGGCCACGTCGTCCACATGATGGGGGACTCCACGGTCCGGCAGTGGTGGGAGTACCTGCGAGACACCGTGCCTG CCCTGAAGCCGGTGGATCTACATGCCACATATCACACGGGGCCGCTGATGGCCGTGGACACCACCCGGGCCATAGTGCTGCACTGGCGCACACACAGCTGGCCCCTGCGTTCTCTTCGCACCCCTGTGGCTGCCCTGCACTCCGTGGTCCGGGAACTGGGGGGCCTGGCTGGGGGCCCCCACACTGTGGTGGTGCTGAGCCTGGGTGCCCACTTCACCACCTTCCCTCCATCCATCTTCGTGCAACGACTGGCAGGGGTCCGGGCTGCTGTGGCTGCACTGCTGGCCCGGGAGCCCGGCACCCTGGTGGTCATCAAACTGGCCAACACCGGCTACAAGTCCGTGTATGGCAGCGACTGGTTCACCCTCCAGGTGAACCGGCTCCTCCGAGCTGCCTTTGTCGACCTCCGTGTGGCCTTTGTGGATGCTTGGGAAATGACCTCCAGCCTGGCCCTGCCTGACAGCATCCACCCGGGTAGGTGCATCGTCCGAAACGAGGTGGACTTCCTGCTCTCCCATGTCTGCCCCACCTGA